One segment of Drosophila mauritiana strain mau12 chromosome 3R, ASM438214v1, whole genome shotgun sequence DNA contains the following:
- the LOC117143467 gene encoding putative odorant receptor 85d gives MSAQKDTQSAKEQGKLKAIPLQSFLKYANAFYLSIGMLAYDHKYSQKWKEVLLHWTFIAQMVNLNTVLVSELIYVFLAIGKGSNFLEATMNLSFIGFVIVGDLKIWYISRQRKRLTQVVSRLEELHPEGLAQQEPYDIGYHLSGYSRYSKFYFGMHMVLIWTYNLYWAVYYLVCDFWLGMRQFERMLPYYCWVPWDWSTGYSYYFMYISQNIGGQACLSGQLAADMLMCALVTLVVMHFIRLSAHIEGHVAGIGPFQHDLEFLQATVAYHQSLIHLCQDINEIFGVSLLSNFVSSSFIICFVGFQMTIGSKIDNLVMLVLFLFCAMVQVFMIATHAQRLVDASEQIGQAVYNHDWFRADLRYRKMLILIIKRAQQPSRLKATMFLNISLVTVSDLLQLSYKFFALLRTMYVN, from the exons ATGTCGGCTCAGAAGGATACTCAAAGTGCCAAGGAGCAGGGAAAACTGAAGGCCATTCCATTGCAGAGCTTTCTGAAGTATGCCAATGCGTTCTATTTATCGATTGGAATGCTGGCCTACGATCACAAGTACAGTCAAAAGTGGAAGGAGGTCCTGCTGCACTGGACCTTCATTGCCCAGATGGTGAATCTGAACACAGTGCTCGTCTCGGAGCTGATTTACGTATTCCTGGCGATCGGCAAAGGCAGCAATTTTCTGGAGGCCACCATGAATCTATCGTTCATTGGATTTGTCATCGTTGGTGACCTCAAAATCTGGTACATTTCGCGGCAGAGAAAGAGACTCACCCAAGTGGTCAGCCGATTGGAAGAACTGCATCCGGAAGGCTTGGCTCAACAAGAACCCTATGATATAGGGTATCATCTAAGTGGCTATAGCCGATATAGCAAATTTTACTTCGGCATGCACATGGTGCTGATCTGGACGTACAACCTCTATTGGGCCGTTTACTATCTGGTCTGTGATTTCTGGTTGGGAATGCGTCAATTTGAGAGGATGCTGCCCTACTACTGCTGGGTTCCCTGGGATTGGAGTACCGGATATAGCTACTATTTCATGTACATCTCACAGAATATCGGCGGTCAGGCATGTCTGTCCGGTCAGCTAGCAGCGGACATGTTAATGTGCGCCCTGGTCACGCTGGTGGTGATGCACTTCATCCGGCTTTCCGCTCACATCGAGGGTCATGTTGCCGGTATTGGCCCATTCCAGCACGACTTGGAGTTCCTCCAGGCGACGGTGGCCTATCACCAGAGCTTGATCCACCTCTGCCAGGATATCAATGAGATATTCGGTGTATCGCTGCTGTCCAACTTTGTGTCCTCGTCCTTTATCATCTGCTTTGTGGGTTTCCAGATGACCATCGGCAGCAAGATCGACAACCTGGTAATGCTCGTGCTTTTCCTGTTCTGTGCAATGGTTCAGGTCTTCATGATTGCCACCCATGCTCAGAGGCTCGTTGATGCG AGTGAGCAGATTGGCCAAGCGGTCTATAACCACGACTGGTTCCGTGCTGATCTGCGGTATCGTAAAATGCTGATCCTGATTATCAAGAGGGCCCAACAGCCGAGTCGACTCAAGGCCACAATGTTCCTGAACATCTCACTGGTCACCGTGTCGGAT CTCTTGCAACTCTCGTACAAATTCTTCGCCCTTCTGCGCACAATGTACGTGAATTAG